One part of the Parambassis ranga chromosome 8, fParRan2.1, whole genome shotgun sequence genome encodes these proteins:
- the LOC114440187 gene encoding piggyBac transposable element-derived protein 4-like, producing the protein MSARYNVQKALELIFSDVQQDNSDSEEEVVSEEEDGEEYNPEHDESSSEEEENAEAERETFLSKNSKITWFSEAYDQHGREAEQNVIKMTPGPTRYAVSHAHDIVSTFYLFITPAIEKIILEMTNLEGFRKNGDSWKKMDETDLRAYLGLLILAGVYRSRGEAAASLWDAESGRPIFRATMPLKLFHTYSRLLRFDNRESRPARRVTDKLAAIREVWDKWVERLPYLYNPGPDVTVDEQLVPFRGRCPFRQYMPSKPAKYGIKSWVACDAKSSYAWKMQVYTGKLTSGGPEKNQGMRVVLDVTEGLRGHNVTCDNFFTSYELGQQLLKRKITMVGTVRKNKPELPPALLATKEREVFSSKFAFTPTTTLVSYIPKKNKNVVLLSTLHTDAGISDREDRKPSIILDYNCNKGGVDNLDKVIGTYSCRRMTARWPLVIFHNIIDVSSYNAFVIWREINPTWMPRKQNKRRVFLEQLGKALVTPLIERRKHFPRTEASAAVVKAIQSAGTPDQPEDPAATATAPAGASKRKRCQFCPPKKDCKTHTVCSRCKKYICKSCAFAYCPTCAN; encoded by the exons ATGAGTGCACGTTATAACGTCCAAAAGGCTCTGGAGCTGATTTTTTCAGATGTCCAGCAAGACAACTCTGattcagaggaggaagtggtatcagaagaagaagatggggaGGAATACAACCCAGAGCATGATGAATCAtcttcagaagaagaagaaaatgctgAAGCTGAAAGAGAGACTTTCCTttcaaaaaacagcaaaataacatGGTTCTCGGAAGCATATGACCAACATGGCAGGGAGGCAGAACAAAATGTCATAAAGATGACCCCAGGACCCACAAGATATGCTGTTTCTCATGCCCATGACATTGTCTCTACATTCTACCTGTTCATCACACCAGCAATAGAAAAAATAATCCTGGAGATGACAAATCTGGAGGGTTTTCGCAAAAATGGAGACAGCTGGAAAAAGATGGATGAGACTGATCTGCGGGCCTACTTAGGGCTGCTCATCTTAGCAGGTGTTTACAGGTCCCGAGGTGAGGCTGCAGCCAGTCTATGGGATGCAGAGAGTGGAAGGCCAATTTTCCGAGCTACAATGCCACTCAAACTCTTTCACACCTATTCAAGACTGCTACGTTTTGATAACCGCGAGTCAAGACCAGCGAGACGTGTGACAGACAAACTTGCAGCCATAAGAGAGGTCTGGGATAAGTGGGTGGAGCGGCTGCCCTACCTCTACAACCCAGGGCCTGATGTAACAGTGGATGAGCAACTGGTTCCATTTAGAG GTCGTTGTCCTTTCCGCCAGTATATGCCCAGCAAGCCAGCAAAATATGGGATCAAGTCATGGGTGGCTTGCGATGCCAAATCAAGCTACGCTTGGAAGATGCAAGTCTACACTGGGAAGCTGACCAGTGGAGGTCCAGAGAAGAACCAGGGGATGAGAGTAGTGCTTGATGTGACAGAGGGACTGAGGGGTCacaatgtgacatgtgacaaTTTTTTCACCTCTTATGAACTCGGACAGCAGCTCCTGAAGAGGAAGATAACCATGGTTGGCACAGTTCGAAAGAACAAGCCTGAGCTCCCACCTGCACTGCTTGcaacaaaggagagagaggtctTCTCATCCAAGTTTGCCTTcacacccaccaccaccctaGTGTCCTACATcccaaagaaaaataagaatgtAGTACTTCTGAGCACACTACACACAGATGCTGGCATTAGTGATCGTGAGGACAGGAAGCCATCCATCATCCTAGACTACAACTGTAACAAAGGGGGTGTGGACAATCTAGATAAGGTGATTGGAACCTACAGCTGCAGAAGGATGACTGCCCGCTGGCCCCTGGTCATCTTCCACAACATCATTGATGTTTCCTCTTACAATGCCTTTGTGATTTGGAGAGAGATCAACCCAACCTGGATGCCTCGTAAGCAGAACAAGAGGAGGGTGTTCCTGGAGCAGTTAGGAAAGGCACTTGTAACACCACTTATTGAAAGGAGGAAGCATTTCCCCCGCACAGAAGCCTCTGCAGCAGTTGTCAAAGCTATACAGAGTGCAGGAACCCCTGATCAACCTGAGGATCCAGCTGCCACAGCCACTGCCCCAGCCGGGGCAAGTAAAAGAAAGAGATGTCAGTTCTGCCCGCCAAAGAAGGACTGTAAAAcacatactgtgtgcagtaggTGTAAGAAATATATCTGCAAGAGCTGTGCATTTGCATACTGCCCTACATGTGCTAATTAG